A genomic segment from Gavia stellata isolate bGavSte3 chromosome 4, bGavSte3.hap2, whole genome shotgun sequence encodes:
- the FBXL14 gene encoding F-box/LRR-repeat protein 14 — translation METHISCLFPELLAMIFGYLEVRDKGRAAQVCTAWRDAAYHRSVWRGVEAKLHLRRANPSLFPSLAARGIRRVQILSLRRSLSYVIQGMADIESLNLSGCYNLTDNGLGHAFVAEISSLRSLNLSLCKQITDSSLGRIAQYLKGLEVLELGGCSNITNTGLLLIAWGLQRLKSLNLRSCRHLSDVGIGHLAGMTRSAAEGCLGLEQLTLQDCQKLSDLSLKHLARGLGRLRQLNLSFCGGISDAGLLHLSHMSSLRSLNLRSCDNISDTGIMHLAMGSLRLSGLDVSFCDKVGDQSLAYIAQGLDGLRSLSLCSCHISDEGINRMVRQMHGLRTLNIGQCVRITDKGLELIAEHLSQLTGIDLYGCTRITKRGLERITQLPCLKVLNLGLWEMTESEKVR, via the coding sequence ATGGAAACGCACATCTCGTGCCTGTTCCCCGAGCTGCTGGCCATGATCTTCGGGTACCTGGAGGTGCGGGACAAGGGCCGCGCGGCGCAGGTGTGCACGGCCTGGCGGGACGCCGCCTACCACCGCTCGGTCTGGCGGGGCGTGGAGGCCAAGCTGCACCTGCGCCGCGCCAACCCCTCgctcttccccagcctggcGGCGCGGGGCATCCGGCGGGTGCAGATCCTGTCGCTGCGGCGCAGCCTGAGCTACGTGATCCAGGGCATGGCGGACATCGAGAGCCTCAACCTCAGCGGCTGCTACAACCTCACCGACAACGGGCTGGGCCACGCCTTCGTGGCGGAGATCAGCTCTCTGCGCTCGCTCAACCTGAGCCTCTGCAAGCAGATCACGGACAGCAGCCTGGGCCGCATCGCCCAGTACCTCAAGGGCCTGGAGGTGCTcgagctggggggctgcagcaaCATCACCAACACCGGCCTCCTCCTCATTGCCTGGGGCCTGCAGCGCCTCAAGAGCCTCAACCTGCGCTCCTGCCGGCACCTCTCCGACGTGGGCATCGGGCACCTGGCGGGCATGACGCGCAGCGCGGCCGAGGGCTGCCTGGGCCTGGAGCAGCTCACGCTGCAGGACTGCCAGAAGCTCAGCGACCTCTCGCTCAAGCACCTGGCCCGCGGGCTGGGCCGCCTCCGCCAGCTCAACCTCAGCTTCTGCGGGGGCATCTCGGACGCGGGGCTGCTGCACCTGTCGCACATGAGCAGCCTGCGCAGCCTCAACCTGCGCTCCTGCGACAACATCAGCGACACGGGCATCATGCATCTGGCCATGGGCAGCCTGCGGCTGTCTGGCCTCGACGTCTCCTTCTGCGACAAGGTGGGGGACCAGAGCCTAGCCTATATCGCACAGGGCCTGGATGGGCtgcgctccctctccctctgctcctgccacaTTAGCGATGAGGGCATCAACCGCATGGTGCGGCAGATGCACGGGCTCCGCACCCTCAACATTGGCCAGTGCGTCCGCATCACTGACAAGGGCCTGGAGCTCATTGCTGAACACCTCAGCCAGCTCACGGGCATCGATCTCTATGGCTGCACCCGCATTACCAAGCGGGGCTTGGAGCGCATCACCCAGCTGCCCTGCCTCAAGGTGCTCAACCTGGGACTTTGGGAAATGACTGAGAGCGAGAAGGTCAGGTGA